The following proteins are encoded in a genomic region of Deltaproteobacteria bacterium:
- a CDS encoding dTMP kinase produces the protein MFITFEGIEGSGKSTQIRLLMPVLQAKGYDCITTREPGATKIGEKIRAILLDSSHSSMLSITELLLYEADRAQHVREIIEPALQANKVVVSDRFFDATTVYQGYARGFDLEVIERMHHMVVGSLKPDLTIILDLPVDLGLKRAWERINTQSTHVREDRFEKEALAFHEKVRQGYLAMAKLEPERFRVIDASKDPETVHKVVTEVVLSSFRA, from the coding sequence ATGTTTATTACCTTTGAAGGAATTGAGGGTTCGGGAAAAAGCACTCAGATAAGGCTTCTCATGCCTGTGCTGCAGGCAAAGGGCTATGATTGCATCACGACCCGGGAGCCCGGTGCAACCAAGATCGGGGAAAAGATCCGCGCCATCCTTCTGGACTCCAGCCACAGCTCCATGTTATCCATAACGGAGCTTCTCTTGTACGAGGCTGACCGCGCACAGCACGTCCGTGAAATCATTGAGCCCGCACTGCAAGCCAATAAGGTGGTAGTCTCAGACCGGTTCTTTGACGCCACTACCGTGTATCAGGGCTACGCAAGGGGCTTTGATCTTGAAGTCATTGAGCGAATGCATCACATGGTGGTCGGCAGCCTCAAACCGGACCTCACCATCATTCTGGATCTGCCGGTTGACCTTGGCCTGAAGCGGGCGTGGGAGCGCATCAACACCCAATCAACGCACGTTCGGGAAGATCGTTTTGAAAAGGAGGCCCTGGCCTTTCACGAAAAGGTCCGCCAGGGTTATCTGGCCATGGCCAAACTCGAACCTGAACGCTTTCGAGTGATAGATGCGTCAAAAGACCCTGAAACCGTGCACAAAGTGGTTACAGAAGTTGTGTTGAGTAGTTTCCGTGCCTGA